A stretch of the Cottoperca gobio chromosome 2, fCotGob3.1, whole genome shotgun sequence genome encodes the following:
- the LOC115016659 gene encoding LOW QUALITY PROTEIN: uncharacterized protein LOC115016659 (The sequence of the model RefSeq protein was modified relative to this genomic sequence to represent the inferred CDS: inserted 2 bases in 1 codon) — translation YMLPLGNIIRNHSINFHCYADDTQLYLLIKPDETNQLAKLQACLKDIKTWMSSNFLMLNTDKTEVIILGPKRLRNAFSNDIEALDGINLASSTPVRNLGVIFDQDLSFNSHIKQHKNKXQHILSQNDAEKLVHAFVTSRLDYCNSLLSGCPKKSLKTLQLIQNAATRVLTRTRKRDHITPVLAALHWLPVKYRIEFKILLLTYKAINGQAPAYLKDLIVPYKPTRALRSQTTMGARALGYQAPLQWNQLPVCVREADTLSTFKSRLKTFLFDKAYS, via the exons tatatgcttcctttgggcaatattataaggaaccactctataaactttcattgttatgcggatgatacccaattatatctattaattaaaccagatgaaaccaatcaattggctaaacttcaagcatgccttaaggacataaaaacctggatgtctagcaactttttgatgttaaacacagacaaaactgaagttattatacttggccctaaacgcctccgaaacgcattttctaatgacatagaagctctggatggcattaacttggcctccagcacccctgtaaggaatcttggcgtcatctttgatcaagatctgtcgtttaactcccatataaaacaacacaagaacaa acaacacatcctgtctcaaaatgatgcagaaaaactagtccatgcatttgttacttcaaggctggattactgcaactcattgttatcaggttgtcccaaaaagtcgcttaagactcttcagttgatccaaaatgcagcgacacgtgtattgacaagaacaaggaaacgggatcatattactcctgtattagctgctctgcactggctcccggtaaaatacagaatagaattcaaaatccttctcctgacttacaaagcaattaatggtcaggctccagcatatcttaaagatctcatagtaccttataaaccaactagagcattacgctcccagactacaatgggagccagagccttaggctatcaagctcctctccagtggaaccagcttccagtttgtgttcgggaggcagacacactctccacatttaagagtaggctaaagactttcctttttgataaagcttatagttag